In Methanofastidiosum sp., the sequence AATCCCATTGATCCTAGGTGATTTGGTGGGAGATTCAACATCATTTAATGAAGAAATAAATAATCTATTTTTAGAAAATAATCTTATACTTACTTTTAGCTCCGTTGAAAGTTTGTCCATGATTGAAAAGGAAAAATATACAGAGCTAATTGATTTCTTAAAAGAAAGGTGCAAGGTATTTGTCAATTGTAATGATATTGAAGATTTTTTAAAAGATAACATTAAGAATGAAATTCCTTTAGGAATTGAGAAGGAAAAAATAGATATTAAAATTGAAGAAGAGCCTGAAACTGAGATAAAGAAATCTATTAATGGAAAAAGGATACCTGCCAAGGAAAATGAAGCCCAGATTAAATTTACTAAAAATATAAAACTAGAAAATGTATCAGAAGGTGCTATAGAAGATTTTGTTAAACTTTTCAATGACAGATATGCAAAAATGAAGAAGATGTTTAGGGAGAGGCCTTCTACTAGAGATTTCATGCCGATTGGTGAAGCCTTGAGAGGAAAGAAGGGTGAAGAAGTAAGTGTAGTAGGCATGATAACTGAAAAGAACGAGTCAAAGAAAGGAAATCTTATTTTAACTGTAGAGGATGATACTGGAAGAATAAAGGTGTTCTTCTCAGGTTCGAAAGAACTTGATGAAAAAGTAAGATATATCATGCTTGATGAAATTATTTGGATTAAAGGCGCCCTTGGAGACGGAATTATATTTGGAAAAGAGTTTGAATTCCCAGATTTACCTGTTTCAAGAGAAGTTTCTAGAAGTGAAATCGATCTATGCTCAGTTCATATATCAGATATCCATGTTGGGTCAAATGCATTTTTAGAGAAGTCATTTTTGAAATTTATTAAATGGTTAAACCTCAGAATGGGTTCCCCTGCACAAAGGGAGTTAGCATCTAGGGTAAAATATTTAGTTATAGCGGGAGATCTAGTGGATGGAGTAGGAACCTACCCCAATCAGGAGAGGGACTTAGAAATACTTGATATTTATGATCAGTATGAGAGACTTTATGAATTATTGTCTATGGTTCCAGACTGGATAAGAATCATTATGTCCCCAGGAAATCACGATGCAACAAGAAGTAGCGAACCCCAGTTACCTGTGGAAAGGCAATACGCTGAAAAACTGTATGAATTACCCAATGTA encodes:
- a CDS encoding DNA-directed DNA polymerase II small subunit is translated as MGDSTSFNEEINNLFLENNLILTFSSVESLSMIEKEKYTELIDFLKERCKVFVNCNDIEDFLKDNIKNEIPLGIEKEKIDIKIEEEPETEIKKSINGKRIPAKENEAQIKFTKNIKLENVSEGAIEDFVKLFNDRYAKMKKMFRERPSTRDFMPIGEALRGKKGEEVSVVGMITEKNESKKGNLILTVEDDTGRIKVFFSGSKELDEKVRYIMLDEIIWIKGALGDGIIFGKEFEFPDLPVSREVSRSEIDLCSVHISDIHVGSNAFLEKSFLKFIKWLNLRMGSPAQRELASRVKYLVIAGDLVDGVGTYPNQERDLEILDIYDQYERLYELLSMVPDWIRIIMSPGNHDATRSSEPQLPVERQYAEKLYELPNVDMVPNPCFFEMHGVKTVIYHGTSVYDFVEGISGIGHDKPIPAMKEMLRKRHLAPVYGGKTPISPEDKDYLLIDNHPDIFHTGHIHVNGYGNYRGTSMINSGGWQAQTDYQKMRNIMPTPGRVPIFDLKTHKLSIMGFCNDGGVV